A genomic region of Caenorhabditis elegans chromosome V contains the following coding sequences:
- the hif-1 gene encoding Hypoxia-inducible factor 1 (Partially confirmed by transcript evidence), with protein sequence MSRDSEYLDRKYTESPMGAFTTRHTCDMRITFVSDKFNYILKSELKTLMGTSFYELVHPADMMIVSKSMKELFAKGHIRTPYYRLIAANDTLAWIQTEATTITHTTKGQKGQYVICVHYVLGIQGAEESLVVCTDSMPAGMQVDIKKEVDDTRDYIGRQPEIVECVDFTPLIEPEDPFDTVIEPVVGGEEPVKQADMGARKNSYDDVLQWLFRDQPSSPPPARYRSADRFRTTEPSNFGSALASPDFMDSSSRTSRPKTSYGRRAQSQGSRTTGSSSTSASATLPHSANYSPLAEGISQCGLNSPPSIKSGQVVYGDARSMGRSCDPSDSSRRFSALSPSDTLNVSSTRGINPVIGSNDVFSTMPFADSIAIAERIDSSPTLTSGEPILCDDLQWEEPDLSCLAPFVDTYDMMQMDEGLPPELQALYDLPDFTPAVPQAPAARPVHIDRSPPAKRMHQSGPSDLDFMYTQHYQPFQQDETYWQGQQQQNEQQPSSYSPFPMLS encoded by the exons ATGAGCAGGGACTCTGAATACCTAGATAGAAAA TACACGGAAAGCCCAATGGGTGCATTCACAACTCGTCACACTTGCGACATGCGCATCACTTTCGTTTCGGATAAGTTCAATTACATCTTGAAAAGTGAGCTGAAGACTCTCATGGGCACCAGTTTCTACGAATTGGTACATCCAGCCGATATGATGATAGTATCAAAATCCATGAAGGAACTTTTTGCCAAAGGACACATCCGTACCCCGTATTACCGGTTGATTGCTGCAAATGACACACTTGCCTGGATTCAAACAGAAGCTACTACAATCACACATACGACGAAAGGACAAAAAGGACAATATGTCATTTGTGTTCATTACGTTCTCGGAATCCAAGGAGCTGAAGAGTCATTGGTAGTTTGCACTGATTCAATGCCAGCTGGAATGCAAGTAGATATCAAGAAGGAAGTGGATGATACAAGAGACTATATTGGAAGACAACCTGAAATTGTGGAATGCGTCGATTTTACTCCATTGATCGAGCCAGAAGATCCATTTGATACGGTTATTGAGCCAGTCGTTGGTGGAGAAGAACCTGTTAAGCAGGCTGATATGG GAGCACGTAAGAACAGCTACGATGACGTTTTGCAATGGCTTTTTCGCGACCAGCCAAGCTCTCCGCCGCCGGCACGCTACCGGTCAGCGGACCGCTTCAGGACAACCGAACCGTCGAATTTCGGTTCCGCTCTGGCCTCGCCGGACTTCATGGATTCGTCATCTCGTACCTCCCGACCGAAGACATCATACGGACGAAGAGCACAAAGTCAGGGAAGTCGAACAACTGGATCGTCTTCCACGTCAGCATCGGCCACATTGCCACACAGTGCCAACTACTCGCCACTTGCAGAGGGCATCTCACAATGTGGACTTAACAGTCCCCCGAG TATCAAATCTGGACAAGTCGTGTACGGAGACGCTCGATCTATGGGACGTAGCTGCGATCCGTCCGATTCGTCACGACGCTTTTCCGCCCTTTCACCATCAGATACTCTCAATGTGTCGTCCACTAGAGGCATCAACCCAGTCATCGGAAGCAATGATGTGTTCTCCACTATGCCTTTTGCCGATTCTATCGCCATTGCCGAAAGGATCGATTCGTCGCCAACATTAACCTCTGGCGAACCAATACTTtgtg ACGATCTTCAATGGGAAGAGCCTGATTTATCGTGCTTGGCACCATTCGTTGACACTTATGATATGATGCAAATGGACGAGGGGTTACCACCAGAGCTTCAAGCTCTTTACGACTTGCCTGACTTTACACCTGCGGTACCTCAAGCCCCAGCTGCTCGGCCTGTGCACATTGAC agaaGCCCACCAGCGAAGCGAATGCACCAATCAGGTCCCTCAGATTTAGATTTTATGTACACTCAACATTATCAACCATTCCAACAAGACGAGACATATTGGCAAGGACAGCAACAGCAAAATGAACAACAGCCTAGTTCTTATTCCCCATTTCCAATGCTCTCTTGA